CTATGCACCATAGCCCCAGCACACATGGCGCAAGGCTCCAAAGTGACGTACAAGGTGGTGTTAAGTAAGCGATAGTTTTGCAAAACCTGTCCAGCCTGACGTAGACAGATAATTTCGGCGTGTCCGCAAGGATCATGACTGCCGATGGGCTGATTGCGGCCACTGGCAATCAGCTGGTTATCCCTTACCAGCACCGCACCTACCGGCACTTCTCCAGCGGCTTCAGCCTCCTTTGCCAGCGTCAGCGCCTGCTGCATCCAATAATTATCCTGCTGTTCTGTCATAGCTAACTCATTCAACCCGAATTACACAAAACAAAGAGCGCCGTAGCGCCCTTTGAAAATTCGTCGGTAGTATTATTACCGGTCATTATTCCCACTCGATAGTGGCTGGCGGCTTACCGGAGATATCGTAAACCACACGGGAAATGCCGTCGATCTCATTAATGATGCGGTTAGAAACGCGCCCCAGAAAATCATATGGCAGGTGCGCCCAATGTGCGGTCATAAAGTCGATGGTTTCTACTGCACGCAGTGACACCACCCAGTCATATTTACGGCCATCGCCCATCACCCCGACACTCCGCACCGGCAGGAACACGGTGAATGCCTGGCTGACTTTCTGATACAAGTCAGCTTTATGCAGCTCTTCAATGAAGATGGCATCGGCACGGCGTAGCAAGTCACAGTACTCTTTCTTCACTTCACCTAACACGCGAACACCAAGGCCTGGTCCAGGGAATGGATGACGGAACAGCATGTCATAAGGTAAGCCCAGCTCCAAACCGATCCGGCGGACTTCATCTTTGAACAGTTCACGCAACGGTTCTACCAACCCCAGCGCCATATCTTCAGGCAAACCACCCACGTTATGATGCGATTTAATCACATGGGCTTTTCCAGTAGCACTTCCCGCAGACTCAATCACATCAGGGTAGATAGTGCCTTGCGCTAGCCATTTGGCATTCACGCGCTTAGAGGCTTCTTCATCAAAGATTTCTACGAACACGCGGCCAATGATTTTACGCTTGGCTTCTGGATCGTTGACCCCTTTCAGAGCGTCCAGGAAACGGTTTTCACCATCAACATGCACAATATTCAGGCCAAAATGATCGCCAAACATCTCCAGCACTTGTTGTGCTTCATTTAGGCGCAACAAACCATTATCAACAAACACACAAGTCAGCTTGTCACCAATGGCGCGGTGCAGCAACATCGCGGTAACCGATGAATCAACGCCGCCAGACAAGCCCAAGATCACTTCGTCATCACCGACTTGTGCTTTAATCCGTGCGACAGCGTCTTCAATGATGGAGGCAGGCTGCCATTTATTATCACAGCCGCTGATCTCCAGCACGAAGTGCTCCAGAATACGCAAGCCTTGACGAGTATGAGTGACTTCCGGGTGGAACTGCACGCCATAGAAACGCTTGGCTTCATTAGCCATTGCTGCAAATGGACAGGTGTCAGTGCTGGCAACCGCTTCAAAACCTTCAGGGATGGCCGATACTTTATCACCATGGCTCATCCATACATCCAGTAACGGCTTACCTTCAGCATTCACCGCATCCTGAATATCATGGAACAGCGCAGAAGATTGCAACATTTCCACTTGGGCATAGCCGAATTCACCTTCACCTACCCCCTTAATCACTTTACCGCCCAACTGCTCACTCATGGTCTGCATACCATAGCAGATGCCTAATACCGGAACCCCGGCGTTAAACACATACTCTGGTGCACGTGGTGAATCTGCTTCGGTAACACTTTCTGGACCGCCAGACAGGATGATGCCATTCGGGGCAAAATCGCGGATCTGTTGCTCGCTGACATCCCAGGCCCACAGTTCGCAATACACGCCGATTTCTCGAATTCGACGGGCAATCAACTGGGTGTACTGAGAGCCAAAATCCAGGATCAGTATTTTGTGCTCATGAATATTGCTCATTGAAAACCTTTATTTCTGGTGCAATTGCCACCATTGCTGGCGGCATCAACTAAAAAGCAAGGGCGACTGTCGCCGCCCCGAGATTATTATCAGCCACGAACGTTGTAGTTCGGTGCCTCTTTGGTAATCGTCACATCATGCACATGGGATTCCCCCATACCGGCAGAAGTGACCTTCACGAACTGTGCTTTTTCATTCAGTTCTTGAATTGTGGCACAACCGGTCAGTCCCATGCAGGAACGTAACCCGCCCATATGCTGATGGATAAGTTCTTTAATTTTGCCTTTGTAAGGTACACGGCCTTCGATACCTTCCGGTACCAGCTTATCTGCGGCGTTATCACTCTGGAAATAACGGTCAGATGACCCTTTAGACATCGCGCCCAAGGAACCCATGCCGCGGTAAGATTTATAGGCACGGCCTTGATATAGTTCTACTTCACCAGGGGCTTCATCAGTACCGGCAAACATTGAACCGGCCATAATGCAGGAAGCACCGGCAGCCAACGCTTTTGCCAAGTCGC
This portion of the Shewanella yunxiaonensis genome encodes:
- the tadA gene encoding tRNA adenosine(34) deaminase TadA, whose translation is MTEQQDNYWMQQALTLAKEAEAAGEVPVGAVLVRDNQLIASGRNQPIGSHDPCGHAEIICLRQAGQVLQNYRLLNTTLYVTLEPCAMCAGAMVHSRVARVVFGAPDPKTGAAGSVIDLLQHPIFNHQVQVSGGVLATECGELLSSFFRRRRQEKKQLKLGNCGDGGGD
- the guaA gene encoding glutamine-hydrolyzing GMP synthase, which translates into the protein MSNIHEHKILILDFGSQYTQLIARRIREIGVYCELWAWDVSEQQIRDFAPNGIILSGGPESVTEADSPRAPEYVFNAGVPVLGICYGMQTMSEQLGGKVIKGVGEGEFGYAQVEMLQSSALFHDIQDAVNAEGKPLLDVWMSHGDKVSAIPEGFEAVASTDTCPFAAMANEAKRFYGVQFHPEVTHTRQGLRILEHFVLEISGCDNKWQPASIIEDAVARIKAQVGDDEVILGLSGGVDSSVTAMLLHRAIGDKLTCVFVDNGLLRLNEAQQVLEMFGDHFGLNIVHVDGENRFLDALKGVNDPEAKRKIIGRVFVEIFDEEASKRVNAKWLAQGTIYPDVIESAGSATGKAHVIKSHHNVGGLPEDMALGLVEPLRELFKDEVRRIGLELGLPYDMLFRHPFPGPGLGVRVLGEVKKEYCDLLRRADAIFIEELHKADLYQKVSQAFTVFLPVRSVGVMGDGRKYDWVVSLRAVETIDFMTAHWAHLPYDFLGRVSNRIINEIDGISRVVYDISGKPPATIEWE